A window of Pseudophryne corroboree isolate aPseCor3 chromosome 12, aPseCor3.hap2, whole genome shotgun sequence contains these coding sequences:
- the LOC134980421 gene encoding A-kinase anchor protein 5-like translates to MSDCKATSSDAFQEEGELQSQPAYEKRPNNHSGKYITGYSSMVFHKKGKDKRKQSRSNPCNLSKDFKDSEKKNAIVVTKKCEVLGFEEVSNEFTCTSSIIESYSLNTNKEAKFSFRKLDDGTFALETKNSCELNQETGEPGIKRSTKSRHAKGRYSHKPLKICFKKRSKALKKSSDTNDDYKSEHKNLPSSVQEDITSIVNKQDECSHHDLTTGKPWATFKSLVTRRRKLRSSLKGQSQLSGGNLDANTSSTCIQRVSKTGRFSNLRIPCMNFSRGKKSTNITLPSEESLGVAKPSETFIEESTSDCQRSDKALAVKYKLQRSLDVENGKLSNSLDICSEKTPIFETNVDQNPENNDKMIEPNPIIELDVGSVNSAEERRNDCPLRECKSLSQSPNGKQELSSYKGSKHIKSIQETEGPKLSEDLSPKDDDKHTIQDNIRNYKNSLVDCEDGLNELSLTNDVSATVEPTSDLYEMLLMSTAVSLVNKVIKSSIQQLVEEEALLNHVQSKDSERFYI, encoded by the coding sequence ATGTCAGACTGCAAAGCAACGTCTTCTGACGCCTTTCAAGAAGAAGGGGAACTTCAGTCCCAACCAGCCTATGAAAAAAGACCAAACAATCATTCTGGCAAATACATTACTGGCTATTCATCCATGGTGTTCCACAAAAAAGGTAAAGACAAGAGAAAACAAAGCCGAAGCAATCCTTGCAATTTATCGAAGGACTTTAAAGACAGCGAAAAGAAAAATGCTATTGTGGTCACTAAGAAGTGTGAGGTTCTTGGATTCGAAGAAGTTTCCAATGAGTTTACTTGCACCTCATCAATTATAGAGTCTTACAGTCTTAATACTAATAAGGAGGCAAAGTTTAGCTTCCGCAAACTAGATGACGGCACTTTTGCCTTAGAGACCAAAAACTCATGTGAGCTTAATCAAGAAACCGGTGAGCCTGGAATCAAGAGGTCCACAAAAAGCAGACACGCAAAAGGCCGTTATTCACATAAGCCAttgaaaatatgttttaaaaaaagaAGCAAAGCCCTTAAGAAGTCTTCAGATACTAATGATGACTACAAATCGGAACATAAAAACTTGCCATCCTCCGTACAGGAGGACATCACCAGTATTGTTAACAAACAAGATGAATGTTCACATCATGATCTGACAACAGGAAAACCCTGGGCAACTTTTAAGAGTCTAGTAACTCGTAGAAGGAAATTGCGTTCCTCATTAAAAGGACAATCCCAATTGAGTGGCGGAAACCTTGATGCCAACACAAGCAGCACTTGCATTCAAAGGGTTTCAAAGACAGGACGTTTCTCCAACTTAAGGATTCCATGTATGAACTTTTCTAGAGGAAAGAAATCCACAAATATCACGTTGCCTTCTGAAGAATCTCTCGGTGTTGCAAAACCATCTGAAACCTTCATTGAAGAGTCCACGTCTGATTGTCAAAGGAGTGACAAAGCTTTGGCAGTTAAATATAAACTCCAAAGATCTTTAGATGTAGAGAATGGTAAACTCAGTAACAGCCTTGACATTTGTTCTGAGAAAACCCCAATTTTTGAAACAAACGTCGATCAAAATCCAGAAAATAATGACAAAATGATTGAACCTAATCCAATTATTGAGCTTGATGTTGGTTCTGTAAATTCTGCAGAAGAAAGAAGAAATGACTGTCCGTTAAGAGAGTGCAAAAGTTTGTCTCAGTCCCCAAATGGAAAACAAGAGCTATCATCCTATAAAGGATCAAAACATATAAAGAGTATCCAGGAAACAGAGGGACCAAAACTCAGTGAAGACTTATCTCCCAAAGATGATGATAAACATACGATACAAGACAATATTAGAAACTACAAAAATTCCCTTGTTGACTGTGAAGATGGATTGAACGAACTCTCTTTGACCAATGATGTTTCCGCCACAGTTGAGCCAACCTCAGATCTTTACGAAATGCTTTTAATGTCAACAGCTGTGTCTCTCGTCAATAAAGTTATCAAGTCATCCATACAACAGTTAGTTGAAGAGGAAGCTTTGCTTAATCATGTACAAAGCAAAGACTCTGAAAGATTCTATATTTGA